From one Dermacentor andersoni chromosome 1, qqDerAnde1_hic_scaffold, whole genome shotgun sequence genomic stretch:
- the LOC126548126 gene encoding histone H2B-like, producing the protein MPPQPSSKAIKKAGKVQKAAHATDKNKKKRRRKESFSIYIYKVPKQVHPDTGVSRKAMSIINSFVNDIFERIAAEASRLAHYNKRSTITSREVQTAVRLLLPGELSKHAVSEGTKAITKYTSSK; encoded by the coding sequence ATGCCACCCCAGCCAAGCAGTAAGGCTATTAAGAAGGCCGGCAAAGTGCAGAAAGCAGCCCACGCTACTGACAAGAATAAAAAGAAGCGCAGGAGGAAGGAGAGCTTCAGCATCTACATTTACAAGGTACCCAAGCAGGTGCACCCTGACACCGGCGTCTCCAGAAAGGCGATGTCGATCATCAACAGCTTTGTCAACGACATCTTCGAACGCATCGCCGCTGAAGCGTCTCGGCTGGcacactacaacaagcgctccaCCATCACCAGCCGTGAAGTACAGACCGCAGTACGCCTGTTGCTACCTGGAGAACTCTCCAAGCACGCGGTCTCGGAAGGCACGAAGGCCATCACGAAGTACACATCCTCGAAGTGA